In one Rutidosis leptorrhynchoides isolate AG116_Rl617_1_P2 chromosome 8, CSIRO_AGI_Rlap_v1, whole genome shotgun sequence genomic region, the following are encoded:
- the LOC139862243 gene encoding E3 ubiquitin-protein ligase RGLG5-like — MGAKTSKEEDESYNSPSYQPTSSSSRNQYGNNPPQPSYSYPSQYEQNYPTQYEQNYPVQEAYPAYPPEHRPAPAPAPVAVTQPPVATPAPAPVYGGPPQRPQNKFDRRYSMIADSYNSLEQVTEALARAGLESSNLILGIDFTKSNEWTGSRSFHKKSLHHIGDGLNPYEMAISIIGKTLAAFDEDNLIPCYGFGDASTHDQDVFSFYPEERCCNGFEEVLNRYREILPHLKLAGPTSFAPVIEKAMTIVEESGGQYHVLVIIADGQVTRSVDTERGRLSPQEQKTVDAIVEASKLPLSIVLVGVGDGPWDTMKEFDDNIPSRYFDNFQFVNFTEIMNKNVPPIRKETEFALAALMEIPTQYKATIELNILGSRKGISPKRVALPPPVHVAPSFSSSKPSYSAGFQDSQPYDDPNTPVTAVPYYAPTNVERTAPPIPNPIYEDKLCPICLTNSKDMAFGCGHQTCCECGEPLKLCPICRSKIETRIKLF; from the exons ATGGGTGCTAAAACTTCAAAGGAAGAGGATGAGAGTTACAACTCTCCATCCTATCAACCAACATCGTCCTCTTCCAGAAATCAGTACGGAAATAATCCTCCTCAACCGTCGTATTCGTACCCGTCACAATATGAGCAAAATTACCCGACCCAATACGAGCAGAATTATCCGGTTCAGGAGGCGTACCCAGCGTATCCACCTGAACACCGTCCTGCACCTGCACCTGCACCTGTGGCTGTAACTCAACCTCCGGTTGCAACTCCGGCCCCAGCTCCAGTGTATGGAGGACCACCCCAAAGACCTCAGAATAAGTTTGATAGGAGGTATTCGATGATTGCTGATAGTTACAACTCGTTGGAACAG GTAACTGAGGCTCTTGCACGTGCAGGGCTCGAGTCCTCTAATTTAATTCTTGGTATTGACTTCACCAAGAGTAATGAGTGGACAG GTTCAAGGTCCTTTCACAAAAAAAGTTTACATCATATCGGGGATGGTCTGAATCCCTATGAAATGGCGATATCCATTATCGGGAAAACCTTAGCAGCTTTTGATGAAGATAACTTGATCCCCTGCTACGGATTTGGAGATG CATCCACACATGATCAAGACGTTTTCAGTTTTTATCCAGAAGAAAGGTGTTGTAATGGATTCGAAGAAGTCTTGAATAGGTATAGGGAGATTTTACCCCATCTAAAGCTTGCAGGCCCGACCTCATTCGCACCAGTCATTGAAAAGGCTATGACAATTGTTGAAGAAAGTGGAGGACAGTATCATGTGTTGGTTATCATTGCTGATGGACAG GTAACAAGAAGTGTGGATACTGAACGTGGTCGGTTGAGTCCACAAGAACAGAAAACTGTAGATGCCATAGTTGAAGCAAG CAAGCTTCCATTATCAATTGTATTAGTTGGGGTTGGTGATGGACCCTGGGACACAATGAAGGAATTTGATGATAACATTCCTTCTCGCTACTTTGACAATTTCCAG TTTGTCAATTTCACGGAAATCATGAACAAGAACGTGCCGCCAATTCGAAAGGAGACTGAATTTGCTCTTGCAGCATTAATGGAAATTCCTACTCAATATAAAGCAACAATCGAACTGAATATTCTAGG TAGTCGCAAAGGAATTTCTCCAAAGAGGGTTGCACTTCCACCCCCGGTTCATGTTGCACCGTCTTTTAGCAGCTCAAAACCATCATATTCAGCCGGATTTCAGGACTCACAACCTTATGACGACCCAAACACTCCTGTTACTGCTGTTCCGTATTATGCTCCAACCAATGTAGAGCGAACGGCACCACCTATCCCAAATCCTATTTATGAAGATAAG TTATGCCCCATTTGCCTAACTAATTCAAAGGATATGGCTTTTGGCTGTGGACATCAG ACATGTTGCGAATGTGGAGAACCCCTCAAGTTATGCCCGATCTGTCGGAGTAAAATCGAAACCAGAATAAAGTTATTTTGA